Genomic segment of Vitis riparia cultivar Riparia Gloire de Montpellier isolate 1030 chromosome 19, EGFV_Vit.rip_1.0, whole genome shotgun sequence:
ACTCTAAACATTCCTTTAGTCAGATGAAACTCCAAGGATCAATATTTGTAATAAAGTACCCAAGGGTTTATTTCAGCTTAGTCTCTTGATGTATGTGTCTTTGTGATATTTAGTATCACAGTGTTTGGTGAACTGTCAGTCAATAACAGTAGGAGGTTAATAATTACGAGCATAATCTAATAGGGGCATTTGAAGGGGCTAAACTATTACCTATCTACCACGGTTACTGATTCCAGTTCCAGCATATCGTGCAAAGAGAAATATTTGAACACCTTAGCAGGTGCCTTACTCTTATTTCAAGAGAAATTGGGCTACCATGCATGTTGAAAAAGATACAACGAAGTACTAACATGAAGAATGGTTAAAAACTACAGAGAGGGCAGAAAATCAGATAAATTAGCATGACCAATTGGAAGTAATGTCAAAACCATCCAGGTTTTAATGATTCCCAGCAGATATTGAGGATTTATTTGAATTAACTATGCAGAGTGATCTAACATTAGTCAAACAGTTTGTTAGCTcaacaaaatataagagaaactgaagaagaagaagatgatatTCAAAAAGAATGGCAACAACGAATCATTACTGAGTTTTGTAATACATACAAACAGAATTTGAATGAGTACAAGTGGAATGAAAAAGATCTATAGTATATAGAAAACCAGATTCATATGGTATACCAAATAAGGAAATTACCTGTTTACAACCTTTCCACAGAATATACTGAATTCAGATAATTTACAGTACTCACTCTTCATTCGGCATCAACACACAAGGCCTTATTGTGCATGAGAGCTGTCTAGTTTTTTCCACCCAACATAAACATGGCATTTGTTCACTAAATGATTAAACAATTCAATTGGTGGGTCCACCTCCTGCTCTTGAACAACCACAAtccaaaatgaaaagagaagtTATGCTATAGGAGAGTTTCATCGCAGGAGAATTAAATAATTCCCCTGGGATCAATTCGAGGGAGACTTTCATCTTTTCCGACCAAACAAGAGAAGCTTTCTAAATCCTTTGGTAGCTTTAGGAGAGTCTTCAACATTGTCCCATTTCTTCCTGGAGTGGAATGGTTCTGGGCTCAACACATTACTAGGTGGTGGGGTTGAGATTTCTATCTCAGAAATTTCAGTTGAGAcaggaaattttttatttgctgCACTGCGATCCTCAATGTTCAAAGCAGTATTCGAAGATTTGTTAGCTGATGCTGGCAGAGGATGTGCAGTTATTTCAGGAACAAGTTTAACATGAATATCAGAAACTGTTTTGTCTTCAGGAAGAACTAGGGATGCTTCAGATGCTCGGTTGATGTTACCTTTTAAGTAATCAAGCCGTGCAGAGTGATCTTCAGTAGGCACAGATGAGTCCCCATTGAGCGAACTCCCATTACATCTCTTGTCATCCGAAGTGTTTCCTTGTGAAGTAacctttccttcatttttttcaattgatgAGGTAGTATGCAACTCCTTAATGTCCTCATAATCATCAACAGGCTCAGGTTGGGTTGCTTGAGCAGCAGTTAACCGTATTGGAAGTGTTGAAGAGGCTTCCTTGCAATCCTCCTTCCTATGCACATCCAATGCAGTCGAAAGCTTCCCATTTAAGTCCTTTGGGTCATTTTTCTTATTGGTAGATTTGACCTTGTTCATGCCTGGTTTCTTATTCTCGGGTCCAACAGCTTTCTGTGATAAGGTAGTAGCAATAGCCCCATTTGCCTTCACTGCTGCCTTTTTAGGTTGGCCAGGTCTTAATTGAGTTGATGGTGCTTTCTGGTTTGTACGTGCAGCTGCTAGGCGATCAATGGTGGAACTTCTAAGCACTGGCTTGTGTAATTTCTCTGATTCTTGAGTTGAGGATTGGGTTTTCAGCTTCTCATTTTTTGTGGAAAATGGGGTCTTCTTAGATGTTGGAGTGAATCCATTAGCAGCACTTCTCTCTGCAATTCTCTTCTGACGCTGAAGCATTaactcttccattttctttctacTATCTTCTtcctatttttaagaaaataaaaaaggtaaaataagaCAATAAAGAACCAACAAAATTAAGAACGGTACactagaagaaaaagaaaaatgagagactAGCTATTAAATGAACAAGAAAAATAGGGCCTGTGACCGCCCATGGGAACAGAATGATTCCATCTTTTTCAACAAAGCATTTGAAGGCAAAATTCATGCCCTGAAATGGAGTCATCACATCAAGTGAACCCATCACAATGGACATGACTTGTTTCACATGCTGTTTGATAGAAAATTACAGATATTCCCATTTCCATGGGATATCCAAAAGAAACTTAAATGTTTGTTTACCTTTTCAGATTTACTCTTCTGAATTGTGTTTCTGCTTCCAGGAGATGGTTTCTTGCTCCTTGATATAATTCCAGATCTGCTCTTCACAAGAGATCCACCCAAGGCTTTGGGCCTTGCTTCTTTACTAGAAGCTTTTTCTTTGGGAGCTCCACTGTTTTTACTGCCAGTGCTCTTCCCATTAGAAGCCAGCTTATCATCAATGCAACCAGTTGTTTCAATATCAGAGGGCCCTCTATCAGCTTCAGTTGAAGAAATGTTATTCACATAATCCATTTCAGGAGTCCAAGATGTGATGACATGCTCTGCAGCCGAATCACGATCAAGCACCATGTAAAGGTCATCTGGCTCATGAGCAGAAAAAGCTTCAAGCTTATCCTGTGAAATTTCTGATGCATCATTTTGATGTTGAGAAGCTCCTGCAATGTCTGCAACCATGCTTATGTCTGTCCCAAAGTGAGAATTTGATTGATCATTGACTATTGACTGAGGTTGAATCATAAAAGAATCATCAACTAGAAtgtctttcttatttttctcaGTGTGGAAAGAATCACCATCAAACATTTTGACACCTATGCTTTTGTCCCGATTTGCTGTGGTATCTGGTTGGTTATCAATAAACCAATCTCCCCCTTTTCGGCTTCTAATCATGGAAGATTCAGTTGCAAAATCAGATAAATTAGCCCTTGAAGAATTCCCTGACCCATCCATTCCCTCTGAAAATAACAACTCCTCATATGTGCTGTCCCTTTTCTTAATTAGGTGGGCATTTTCTCCAGCTTCGAAGTTTTTGATGTAGGCTTTTCCTTCATTACCTGTATCTCTCCCAGTCACAACAAAGGAATCACTTGAAACAACTCGTTGTTTTGTTACTTCTTCCCGCTCCaggttaaaagaaaatgaagttctAGAATATTCCTCCTGACCCTGTATAGGATGTGGTTCTAAACCTTTGGAACTCACCTCCCTGTCTCTCAAAAGAAGGTTCTGAAAAGCATCCCAGctgtcatttcttttttctccctCAGAATCAACCACAGTGGTTGATCCATCTATGTTGTGGGGATGCTTGGTCCCATTCCGTTTCTTATGATGATGTGAAGACCTTTTTTGTTGTCTCTCTAACGACCCAGAAGCTTCCTCCACGTACTGTTTGAGGGAAGCTTCATTGATGAAATCATCCTCATCAGACGAGTTCCCCTGTGAGATGCCATCCTTTTCTCCATCTCTCTTGGAAGTAATGTAATTAATATTGCGGATAACAACCTTTCTTGAGGACTTCTTTCCATGCTTTTTTCTGTGCAGCTGTTCCACTGAAGAATCCTTTTTCTTGTGCTGTGCATGCTCATCCGAATCACTTTCAGAACTGGAATCACTGGGCTCAGTGTATTCATCCTGTTCCAAACTTTCCCGTTCTTTTCTGCGTgaaaatttctctttctttcggGAATATGATTCACTATATCGGCGATCCTCCGCTTCCCGACCAAAACTAGAATCTTCCACATTTGAAGGCCACTGCATACTCCCTGGATAATATGGAGGAGCAACTTGCCTACCAGGGAAGAGGTACCCTTGATATGGGGGCATTTGTTGAAATGAGGGACCTTGAAAATTGTGCATGTACTGGGGAAGATGGTTTGGCCATGGCATTGGTGCTTGACCTTTTGCATCTGTTGATGGTATATGAGCTGAAGTCGGAAAGCTGTTTTCTGCACATGATTTTCAACATCAAAGATCAACCAGTTGCTCAGTGGAAAGAACCCCCTCTACTAATTTATATCAATCTAAACATTTCCACATGTGTTGCTGGCAGAGTTGGTAATCTTGAAGACCCCCAGTTtgtcagaaaaataaaaaataaaattaccatttggagagaaaaaagagcTGTAGAGAAATTTTGGGTTGCCCCTTTTCATTCTGTTTTCTGTGTCTTCTCTGCTGCTGTACAGAGAGATTTTATATCAATAGCAGGGGGGGTTATCATTGAGGCTCTCTATGACATGAAACAAGGCCCCAGGGCTTGGTTTGACAAGCTTAAAAATTGTCTTACTGCTGCTGGTTTCTTCTCCTCTAAAGTAGATTGCTCCATGCTTGTTAAATTTGGGTCTAATTATTGTCTTTATGTGCTGGTTTATCAATGATATCCTCATTACTCAAAATTTCTCTCCAGCTCTCTTTtctcttcatggtatcagagcttctTCACCAATGGTAAACCCCCCAGCTATTGATTCCACTCCAAATATCATCGTCCAGTAAAACAGACACCTCAGCACCCTCACACAGCCTTGATATCATTCAACTGATAGATGATGTACTGCAACTAAACAATCATATACAAGCAGAAGTGTCTGTCATTCATAATGCAGTCTTCATGAGCATTTAGCCAAAAATAGTCATGAACTgctttttaaaagttatttggGGACTTATTTGGTGGACATACTTCCTGTAAGTCAAATAGAAATTTCTATTGTTGCTCAAAACTGACAAATAATATTctactcttctttttttcttttcctttgtgtAACCTCTGTATCACTAGGTCAAAACTTGAGCCATCTTCCTGTACAGTTTGCCTTTAACCGGTGGCTTTACAGTTTCATTGGCTGCCATGTAAGCTATGGTCTGCAAGTACATGGTCCACCATGAATCACATCAATTCAAAGGTGTTCCATGTTTACAGCATGCTAAATTCTGGATGCTAAACTGAAAGGGAGCTTAGATAGCCTAAGGAAACAAAATCAGTTCATAGTGTTTGATGGATTCCACATGGATCCATTTTATTCTGCATAGCATATGAATGGGAATATTCTTTAGGGCAAATTATATGGACCTTTCATAAGGCTACGCCTAATTTTAAACACCTCTCCTGTTTCTGAAAGAACATTGTACTCCTTACTTATAGTTATCAGGAGACGCAAGGCTTAGTTAACAGAGTAGCCAAAGTTACAAGTACCCTCATTTGTTTTAACACAAACTCACCTCACCTGGACCCAAATAGCtactgaaaaaaaaagaaaaaagatgtaACTGTATGGGTCAAGAGTGAATAACTGGTGATAGAGAACACGAAAAGGACAAGCCCTGCAACAGTAGAGAATGGGTGGAGCAATTGGGTTTGAACAGTATTAATTGTCTCTGATGGCATGATGGTTTTGGATGTGGTATCGATATCTTGATGATATGTGTATGACACCATTGTGATCCCATgctaaaaacaaacaccatgtTGCCCCATGATGTATTCAATTGAGAGGAAAAAGAAGGCAGAAAATTTCTAGAAGCATATTTTGAAGGTAGATCCTTTGACACTGGATCCATTTTTGTTTTGCAGACTCAATTCTAAAAGAATGCATTTGATCCTAAAATGCTTTAGGAAAAATTTGGAAGACTTCATCAACACAGGATACAAAGTGCAAGACTCGAATTGGAATTAGTGAATGCTTCTGAGCAGTTCTTTATTAGAGTATTTTATGAAGTGCATACTTGCATATATGACTTTACAGCATATTCAATGTTGTGTGACTTGTTTCCTTTAGTAACAGGCTTTATCTAATCACACGCTTAGTTCATGCTCTATGGTAGATTTTAATTAGAATCAGTACCATAGTGGCATGTGTCATGAACAAGTATCTCATATGGATAATTATTCTCATGTTCTATTTAAAGGAGAGGGAGAGGTGGttattttggaagaaaaatgagaagtagAAGGCATGGGGAAAGATGGGAGAAAATTTTACTTCCACATATGTTTTTACCCTCAAAAGAATGAAGCTTCACCATAGTTAAAACTTAAGGGTGTTCCTAAAATGCAGGAATATTTTTGTGGAACACATCTAGACTCAACTTTTCtaccatgaaagaaaaaaaagtgcaaaagaaaagcaaaatttGTTGGCTGTCAAAACCCCCCAACTAGCGTGCAACAAAGGCGATTTAACTCTTTTAGAAGTTCACATGCAACATTGATGAAGCCAAAACATAGGTTGGAGGTCTCAAGAAACATGGATGTTCAACCATACCTTGGTTAATGTCTAAACTTCCATGACTTGCAGTGGACTCTGCATCTATTGAGCCATTTGGCCTCACGCTAGAGAGCGCAGCACTGTGAACATTTATCATGAGATTTTGACAAGGGTCATTATCTTCACCAGCAAGTATGATTCCAGATGTTCCCAGGTATGACAATTCTGACCGAGAACATGCCTGCATTGCTGCTAATTCATCCATCCATAGTCtatcttcattctttttcttacacAATTCGATGAAATTTATGCATGCTTGCCTGAAAGAAACAAGACTCAAATCTTAAACCCTAACCAAGGCCCCAAATATGGGTAAGAATTTTGAACTAGATTAACTGAAACAATCTGAAGAGGGAAAGATGGGGGTGACATGTAATAAATCAGATATAGCTAATATTCAGGTCAAAAGCATCTGGAATCAAAAAACATGATGCTCTTTGAtttattaaagtaaaatttcgaatatatgggaaaaaaatctagaaaccaatataatatataattcaGAACAAACATAACAAACAATTACCTAActaaacaatttgtttttttaatttccaagtTTTACATCTTCCATTAATAGCAATTTCTTACATGTGGTTATTTATTAGCTCTGATAACCGGCTGTTCAAGAATTCCTATTCAGGCAATTTCATAACATCCATGCATAGTGCTTTGACCTCcaatttcaatttaaagatTGACATATGGAATAATATAGTCAAGACTTGATGGCAGATTTGTTTTTGAAGCATTTGGAAAGATGGAAccaaaacatttattttatacttgatAGCAGGTCTGTTTCTacatcaattttgattttaacaTGGATAAAATTTTCAGGGCATACTTCTTCTACAAGTAAAAGTACAAGATAAAGAAATTATCCTAGAAAAATATGACTgaagtggagaattggaagAATTTGATCCTCAACTtgcatataagaaaaaaaagaaaaaaggagtcTAGCATATTAATTGTTCATGATTTCTTCACCCTTTGGTCAATAATATGCAATAACTTTTACATGTTTCTGAATTCTAATCTTTATAACTAAAAAAGGCAAGAACTGCAGAGATTTCTAAAATATGGGACAAAGATGAGCAGAGAAGAGACAAGGCAAGGATATAAAAAAAGGATGTATCAAATGATGCAACAGAGCATACTCCTAAATGATTctatacttgaaaaaaaaaaaaaaaaactgatagaGATGATCTTGATATTAACTTGGTAACATTTATGGGATTTCTCATCTCCAAGTACACTTCAGTTAAGAAATATTCCTTACATGTGGACCAAAAGGAAACATGAGGTGAGCAGAAATGTGTgccaaaaatattaatttgacaATGAAATGAGGAAGCAAAACTTTTGGGTAAAATGCAAGCAAGATCAGCCACCCAGTGCATCAAGGTCAAAGAACCTAACTCTATGGGAGGAACCAGAAAGTTCAACTGTATGAGCAAATaagccaccatttttttttttttttcatgagaaacaacaatgtaatatattaaattaggatttaagaagtacaatagaaggatgaggaatcctcccacaaaCAAAAGCTAAACAAATGGAACCTCCAAAGTAGTAAGTAAACCTAACCACCTGTGGTATACCATAAACCATTTA
This window contains:
- the LOC117908670 gene encoding COP1-interacting protein 7, coding for MDSRAPLDYALFQLTPTRTRCDLVIFAAGGASEKLASGLVEPFLSHLKCAKEQIAKGGYSITLRSPSTAGAASWFTKATLQRFVRFVSTPEVLERFVTIEKEIVQIEGSVQLNETETEGNASAADENSKKSAASTKSKGEFDGTSDAVPEENSKARLQRVLETRKAVLCKEQAMAYARALVAGFELEYIDDLISFADAFGASRLRQACINFIELCKKKNEDRLWMDELAAMQACSRSELSYLGTSGIILAGEDNDPCQNLMINVHSAALSSVRPNGSIDAESTASHGSLDINQENSFPTSAHIPSTDAKGQAPMPWPNHLPQYMHNFQGPSFQQMPPYQGYLFPGRQVAPPYYPGSMQWPSNVEDSSFGREAEDRRYSESYSRKKEKFSRRKERESLEQDEYTEPSDSSSESDSDEHAQHKKKDSSVEQLHRKKHGKKSSRKVVIRNINYITSKRDGEKDGISQGNSSDEDDFINEASLKQYVEEASGSLERQQKRSSHHHKKRNGTKHPHNIDGSTTVVDSEGEKRNDSWDAFQNLLLRDREVSSKGLEPHPIQGQEEYSRTSFSFNLEREEVTKQRVVSSDSFVVTGRDTGNEGKAYIKNFEAGENAHLIKKRDSTYEELLFSEGMDGSGNSSRANLSDFATESSMIRSRKGGDWFIDNQPDTTANRDKSIGVKMFDGDSFHTEKNKKDILVDDSFMIQPQSIVNDQSNSHFGTDISMVADIAGASQHQNDASEISQDKLEAFSAHEPDDLYMVLDRDSAAEHVITSWTPEMDYVNNISSTEADRGPSDIETTGCIDDKLASNGKSTGSKNSGAPKEKASSKEARPKALGGSLVKSRSGIISRSKKPSPGSRNTIQKSKSEKEEDSRKKMEELMLQRQKRIAERSAANGFTPTSKKTPFSTKNEKLKTQSSTQESEKLHKPVLRSSTIDRLAAARTNQKAPSTQLRPGQPKKAAVKANGAIATTLSQKAVGPENKKPGMNKVKSTNKKNDPKDLNGKLSTALDVHRKEDCKEASSTLPIRLTAAQATQPEPVDDYEDIKELHTTSSIEKNEGKVTSQGNTSDDKRCNGSSLNGDSSVPTEDHSARLDYLKGNINRASEASLVLPEDKTVSDIHVKLVPEITAHPLPASANKSSNTALNIEDRSAANKKFPVSTEISEIEISTPPPSNVLSPEPFHSRKKWDNVEDSPKATKGFRKLLLFGRKR